A genome region from bacterium SCSIO 12844 includes the following:
- the mfd gene encoding transcription-repair coupling factor codes for MSYLKNLPKLKPATKPILTSAVGSARAFVLKELYDQYSQNQHSLLIITDSLQKANQLYDELTYLVDEDKVYLFPDLETLPYDRFSPSDDIISERLKTLYALKNSQNNLLLIASITTLLKYLPPVNYLEQSTFILKCHDKLNIDQYRLELEKSGYHCVNQVSSRGEFAIRGSLFDIFPMGSDYPFRIDLFDDEVDSIRIFNIDTQRSEKAIESINILPTREIKLEHNSINLFASNWQDTFKDRGINDETYQDILNNRYIGGIEYYLPLFFESVSTICDFINDNTIIVHLNQTFDAAEHYWQDINHQYEQLRYDTTKPILAPACVFSTPIEFFRKIKSFPQLHIYQDDTKEKGQLLTFKPLTDLTVHYQFKQPYKRLLEFIQSNDNQKIIFSADSLGRAKILEEQLTSSNLKIEFCDTFNHAMNASSNLTLIHAPFSRGFRSDTLSLITESELFSNHAPNYIKSSKDKKYKDHEHTQLKDLSDLTEGCAVVHIDYGVGRYEGLTILDLGAKPQEYLTLNYAKGEKLYVPIQSLNLISRYSGTELENAPLNQLGTDKWDKTKEKAAKKIQDVAAELLDIYAQRELKSGFSNQFYEKDYLSFAQKFPFETTPDQQKAIDAVLADMQQSQPMDRLVCGDVGFGKTEVAMRASFVAVNNNKQVAILVPTTLLAQQHYNNFSDRFADSAIRIEVLSRFKSTKEQNNILKQLHLGQIDIIIGTHKLLSPTIKFANLGLLIVDEEHRFGVSHKEKIKALKTNIDILTMTATPIPRTLNMALSSIRDLSIISTPPLKRLSVNTFIRQDHSSVIREAITRETLRGGQVYYLHNKVETIFQRAEKLQSLFPDLKIVTAHGQMREKELERIMFDFQHKRSHILVCTTIIETGIDIPNANTIIIDRADNFGLAQLHQLRGRVGRSHHQAYAYLLTPPWKSLTKDAQKRLEALSDHESLGAGFILASHDLEIRGAGELLGKEQSGNIEGIGFNLYLELLNRTVKALKAGKTVDSIDFDLIKNHTEVELRIAALIPDDYMPDVHQRLSLYKRIASSETHALLNDIKIEMIDRFGILPEATSHLFEICHFKIDANQFGIAKIELNSSGGRVEFIEPLIFDPINLIKYVQKNHQNFQLSQNGRLLIKEKLLTAQERIDFVKQLLKQFSTFNSVAA; via the coding sequence ATGTCTTATCTTAAAAACTTACCAAAGCTAAAACCAGCTACTAAACCAATACTCACCTCAGCAGTTGGTAGCGCACGTGCCTTTGTTTTAAAAGAGTTATATGATCAATATAGTCAAAATCAGCATAGCTTACTTATTATCACTGATAGCTTACAAAAAGCTAATCAGCTCTATGATGAATTAACTTATCTAGTTGATGAGGATAAAGTTTACTTATTTCCTGATTTGGAGACATTACCTTACGATCGTTTCTCACCTAGTGACGATATTATCTCAGAGCGTTTAAAAACATTATATGCACTTAAAAATAGCCAAAATAACTTACTTTTAATTGCGTCAATTACAACTTTACTTAAATATCTACCACCTGTTAATTATCTTGAACAATCAACGTTTATTTTAAAATGTCATGATAAATTAAATATTGATCAATACCGCTTAGAACTTGAAAAAAGTGGCTATCATTGTGTCAATCAAGTCAGTAGTCGTGGTGAATTTGCCATTCGCGGTAGCTTATTTGATATTTTCCCAATGGGTTCTGATTATCCATTTCGTATCGATTTATTTGATGATGAAGTTGACAGTATCCGCATCTTTAATATTGATACTCAACGCTCTGAAAAAGCCATCGAATCAATTAACATCCTACCAACAAGAGAAATAAAATTAGAACACAACAGTATTAATCTTTTTGCTAGTAACTGGCAAGATACATTTAAAGACCGTGGTATTAATGATGAAACCTACCAAGATATTTTAAACAATCGCTATATCGGTGGTATTGAATATTATTTGCCCTTGTTTTTTGAAAGCGTTAGTACAATCTGTGACTTTATAAATGATAATACGATCATCGTACACTTAAACCAAACTTTCGATGCAGCTGAACACTATTGGCAAGATATCAATCATCAATATGAACAACTCAGATACGATACAACAAAGCCAATTTTAGCACCTGCTTGTGTATTTTCTACACCCATTGAATTTTTTAGGAAAATTAAATCTTTTCCTCAATTACATATCTATCAGGATGATACTAAAGAAAAAGGCCAATTACTTACATTTAAACCATTAACTGATTTAACTGTACACTATCAATTTAAACAACCTTATAAACGTCTACTTGAATTTATTCAATCCAATGACAATCAGAAAATTATTTTTAGTGCTGACTCATTAGGCCGCGCTAAAATCTTAGAAGAGCAGTTAACTTCATCAAACTTAAAAATTGAGTTTTGTGATACATTTAACCATGCAATGAATGCTAGTTCTAATTTAACTTTGATTCATGCGCCATTTAGTCGTGGCTTTCGCTCTGATACTTTATCTTTAATTACAGAAAGTGAGCTATTTAGTAATCATGCACCTAATTATATTAAAAGTAGTAAAGATAAAAAATATAAAGATCATGAACATACTCAATTAAAAGATTTATCTGATTTAACAGAAGGCTGTGCAGTTGTTCATATTGATTATGGTGTTGGTCGCTATGAAGGCTTAACCATACTTGACTTAGGTGCTAAGCCTCAAGAATATTTAACCTTAAACTATGCTAAAGGTGAAAAGCTGTACGTACCGATCCAGTCATTGAATTTAATCAGCCGCTATAGTGGTACTGAGCTTGAAAATGCACCTTTAAATCAATTAGGTACTGATAAGTGGGATAAAACTAAAGAAAAAGCTGCAAAGAAAATTCAAGATGTTGCAGCAGAACTACTCGATATTTATGCCCAAAGAGAGTTAAAATCAGGTTTTAGCAACCAATTTTATGAAAAAGATTATTTATCATTTGCACAGAAATTTCCATTTGAAACAACCCCCGATCAACAAAAAGCAATTGATGCAGTATTAGCTGATATGCAACAGTCACAACCAATGGATCGCCTAGTCTGTGGTGATGTTGGTTTTGGTAAAACAGAAGTTGCAATGCGAGCAAGTTTTGTTGCTGTAAATAATAATAAACAAGTTGCTATATTAGTACCGACAACGCTCTTAGCCCAGCAGCATTATAATAACTTCAGTGACCGTTTTGCCGATAGCGCTATTCGCATTGAAGTTTTATCACGCTTTAAAAGTACTAAAGAGCAAAATAATATTTTAAAACAACTTCATTTAGGTCAAATTGATATTATCATTGGCACACATAAATTATTATCACCAACGATTAAATTTGCAAATCTTGGGCTGTTAATTGTTGATGAAGAGCACCGTTTTGGCGTAAGCCACAAAGAAAAAATCAAAGCATTAAAAACAAATATTGATATTTTAACAATGACAGCAACGCCTATTCCACGAACATTAAATATGGCCCTATCGAGCATCCGTGATTTATCCATTATATCTACCCCACCATTAAAACGCCTATCTGTTAATACATTTATACGCCAAGATCATAGCTCAGTGATTCGTGAAGCCATTACTCGTGAAACATTAAGAGGTGGTCAAGTTTATTACCTACATAATAAAGTCGAGACAATTTTTCAAAGAGCTGAAAAATTACAAAGTTTATTTCCTGATTTAAAAATTGTTACAGCACACGGTCAAATGCGTGAGAAAGAACTTGAACGTATTATGTTTGATTTCCAACACAAACGCTCACATATTCTTGTTTGTACAACCATTATTGAAACTGGAATTGATATTCCTAATGCTAATACGATTATTATCGATCGAGCAGATAACTTTGGACTTGCACAACTACACCAATTAAGAGGTCGCGTTGGTCGCTCACATCACCAAGCCTATGCTTATTTATTAACACCACCATGGAAGTCATTAACCAAAGATGCACAAAAACGCCTAGAAGCATTAAGTGACCATGAATCCTTAGGCGCAGGCTTTATTCTTGCATCACATGACCTTGAAATTAGAGGTGCTGGCGAACTATTAGGTAAAGAGCAAAGTGGTAATATTGAAGGTATCGGCTTTAATTTATATCTTGAGTTACTCAACCGCACTGTAAAAGCTTTAAAAGCTGGCAAAACAGTTGATTCGATAGACTTTGATTTAATTAAAAATCATACTGAAGTAGAGCTACGGATAGCAGCTTTAATTCCTGATGATTATATGCCTGATGTTCATCAACGATTATCATTATACAAACGTATTGCTTCATCAGAGACACATGCACTACTTAATGACATTAAAATTGAAATGATTGATCGTTTTGGTATTTTACCTGAAGCAACTAGTCATCTATTTGAGATCTGCCATTTTAAAATCGATGCCAACCAATTTGGTATTGCAAAAATTGAGCTTAATAGCTCAGGTGGCAGAGTAGAGTTTATTGAACCTTTAATATTTGATCCAATTAATTTAATTAAATATGTCCAAAAAAATCATCAAAATTTTCAACTCTCCCAAAATGGTAGACTTTTAATTAAAGAAAAATTACTGACTGCCCAAGAAAGAATAGATTTTGTTAAACAGTTATTAAAACAATTTAGCACTTTTAATTCAGTAGCCGCTTAA
- a CDS encoding sel1 repeat family protein, giving the protein MLKALIKVILYFSFIMLSACASNNTNTNPIPTSLDQVAANQKLYQSNIPKDSTISAEAAYQKGVDYTTGENNTTPDLIAAVNWIKYSASKGYAEAQFKLGLMYLQGIGVPVNKKNAFLSMLIAAQSGQPQAQYYLSYFYLKGIGTEENFILADYWLSQAKQNGAIIERLNLKHIDQ; this is encoded by the coding sequence ATGCTTAAAGCACTTATTAAAGTAATACTCTATTTTAGCTTTATTATGCTAAGTGCCTGCGCATCAAACAACACCAATACCAATCCGATACCAACATCACTTGATCAAGTTGCAGCCAATCAAAAACTCTATCAATCTAATATTCCTAAAGATAGCACGATCTCTGCTGAAGCAGCTTATCAAAAAGGTGTTGATTACACTACAGGTGAAAATAATACAACACCAGATCTAATCGCTGCAGTTAACTGGATTAAATACTCTGCAAGTAAAGGTTATGCTGAAGCTCAATTTAAACTTGGTTTAATGTATTTACAAGGTATTGGCGTACCTGTAAATAAAAAAAATGCTTTTTTATCAATGCTAATTGCAGCCCAATCTGGCCAACCACAAGCACAGTATTATTTAAGCTACTTCTACCTTAAAGGCATTGGTACTGAAGAGAATTTTATTTTAGCTGACTATTGGCTATCTCAAGCAAAGCAAAATGGCGCCATTATTGAACGGCTAAATTTAAAACATATCGATCAATAA
- a CDS encoding succinylglutamate desuccinylase/aspartoacylase family protein — translation MKNHTLKICNANIHPGEKATLALPLPEQYSCSPMYMPIKVINGKHEGPCLLTFAMIDGNEFNGLEITNQLYDIIEPSGLNGTMIIIPALNVYGLTHYPKTTPSGVSIDNSFPGNETGNFSERIAYIFTEEILKKADYCIELQTGSLNHEILPQVYCNFDNAKTKNLAKAFQAPVITEVETSKSALRQTTENLNIPLLVYEAGEAMRFDQEAITTGLEGVLNVMRKIKMIDEEADDQVSPLFSKDEDWLTSPSSGILHTEVSLGEYIKKGEKIARLSDPFSNENTTVVKSHIDGVIVGINRSPLIQEGASIFKIDSFIDNVKAEALIEEWEESQPDINE, via the coding sequence ATGAAAAATCATACACTAAAAATATGTAATGCAAATATTCATCCAGGTGAAAAAGCCACCTTAGCCTTACCATTACCTGAGCAATACTCTTGTTCTCCTATGTATATGCCAATTAAAGTGATTAATGGTAAACATGAAGGGCCATGCCTATTAACATTTGCAATGATTGATGGTAATGAGTTTAATGGGCTTGAAATTACTAATCAACTTTATGATATCATTGAACCTAGTGGGCTTAATGGCACAATGATTATCATTCCAGCATTAAATGTTTATGGTCTTACACATTATCCTAAAACTACGCCTTCAGGCGTTTCAATTGATAATAGCTTTCCAGGTAATGAAACAGGTAACTTTAGTGAACGAATCGCCTATATTTTTACAGAAGAAATTCTTAAAAAAGCAGACTACTGCATTGAATTACAGACAGGGTCACTTAACCATGAAATTTTACCTCAAGTTTATTGTAACTTTGATAATGCAAAAACTAAAAACCTAGCTAAAGCCTTTCAAGCACCGGTAATAACTGAAGTTGAAACCTCCAAAAGTGCACTAAGACAAACGACGGAAAATCTCAATATTCCATTGTTAGTTTATGAGGCAGGTGAAGCAATGCGCTTTGATCAAGAAGCGATTACAACTGGCTTAGAGGGTGTGCTTAATGTTATGCGCAAAATCAAGATGATTGACGAAGAAGCTGATGATCAAGTCTCTCCTTTATTCTCTAAAGATGAAGATTGGCTAACCTCACCTTCATCAGGTATTTTACATACTGAAGTAAGCCTTGGCGAGTATATTAAAAAAGGAGAAAAGATTGCGCGGCTTTCTGACCCATTTAGTAATGAAAATACAACCGTTGTTAAATCGCATATTGATGGTGTTATCGTTGGCATTAATCGATCACCTTTAATTCAAGAAGGTGCTTCTATTTTTAAAATTGATTCATTTATTGATAATGTTAAAGCTGAAGCATTAATCGAAGAGTGGGAAGAATCACAGCCAGATATAAACGAGTAA
- a CDS encoding MFS transporter codes for MIDNQKVSVIGTIIWLICALFFMYEFLLRTLLGTFEHPIMHDLELNFITFAILSSTAYQLIYGLMQIPVGLITDRFGLKRTLFIATVICSIAVIGFGMTHTFNTAVIFRVLMGFGSAFGFICLLVAVYDWMPRKNIALFIGISQFIGTMGPMLSAGPMNAIANESHISWRYIFYILGIIGIFIAILVIIIVKNNQNQVGSFQILKRPRPLARDIYGLFRQPQVWLIAVFSACVYFSIEYLSENSGKAFLMLHGYSSNSASYLLTISWLGYAIGCPLLGFISDLTSKRKQMMVLSAICCIISICIIIYFPLNLTILYIAFFLLGIGASGQSIGFAIMAEQCNHNYLAAGLGLNNAMIMLVTSINAPIIGWLLASVSDNSKNITIDNYQQAFIIMPILMAIALIISLFFIKETFCKSTKEITKLSY; via the coding sequence ATGATTGATAACCAAAAAGTTAGTGTCATTGGAACAATCATTTGGCTTATTTGTGCCTTATTTTTTATGTATGAATTTCTTTTGCGTACATTACTTGGTACTTTTGAGCACCCAATTATGCATGATCTTGAACTAAATTTTATAACCTTTGCTATCTTAAGTTCAACAGCATATCAACTTATTTATGGCCTTATGCAAATTCCAGTTGGTTTAATCACTGATCGCTTTGGCTTAAAACGAACTTTATTTATTGCAACGGTTATCTGCTCTATTGCTGTGATTGGCTTTGGCATGACCCATACATTTAATACAGCCGTTATTTTTAGAGTATTAATGGGATTTGGCTCAGCTTTTGGCTTTATTTGTTTACTTGTTGCCGTCTATGACTGGATGCCAAGAAAAAATATTGCATTGTTTATTGGTATTTCACAATTTATTGGCACCATGGGTCCTATGCTTTCAGCCGGCCCTATGAATGCCATTGCGAATGAATCTCATATAAGTTGGCGCTATATTTTCTATATTCTTGGCATTATTGGCATCTTTATTGCTATTTTGGTTATAATAATCGTAAAAAACAATCAAAACCAAGTAGGTAGTTTTCAAATACTAAAACGGCCACGGCCATTAGCAAGAGATATCTATGGCTTATTTAGACAACCTCAAGTTTGGTTGATTGCAGTTTTCTCGGCCTGTGTTTATTTCTCTATCGAATATTTATCAGAAAATAGTGGTAAAGCATTTTTGATGCTGCACGGCTATAGCTCTAATAGTGCATCTTATTTATTAACAATCTCATGGCTTGGTTATGCCATAGGCTGTCCGCTTTTAGGCTTTATTTCAGATTTAACCTCTAAGCGCAAACAAATGATGGTACTTTCTGCTATTTGTTGCATTATTTCAATCTGTATTATTATTTATTTTCCATTGAATCTTACTATTTTATACATTGCGTTTTTCTTACTTGGAATCGGTGCAAGTGGCCAAAGTATTGGCTTTGCGATTATGGCTGAACAATGTAATCATAATTACCTTGCTGCAGGCCTCGGCCTAAATAACGCAATGATTATGCTTGTCACTTCAATTAATGCACCCATTATTGGTTGGTTATTAGCCTCTGTATCGGATAACTCCAAAAACATAACCATCGACAATTACCAACAAGCCTTTATTATCATGCCTATCTTAATGGCTATTGCGCTTATTATTTCATTATTTTTTATTAAAGAGACCTTTTGTAAATCAACAAAAGAGATTACAAAGCTTAGTTATTGA
- a CDS encoding ABC transporter permease, producing the protein MVEFIFLYTDLLLWLLVIIFVGLIFVFRKTPYLAQIFYHVKSSKLGVVCGLILALYLIIALSDSVHFKRIIVTDSAQVSTKPYSETLLDLYLSPWHDLSETTYSMPFSKASFVKSSEVDKHAKLHRAYAPLQHLKPLPYTNLSRLNNIILLSLHGFLKALVFVGVLFILWVLYCRFRLETSYRDVLARLVRRKFDSAWLSFWFTLLILLSLIFIVYHLLPYFHLLGTDKVGNDVLYQAVKSIRTAVIIGTLTTLILLPLAVIFGVLSGYFGGIVDDIIQYIYTTLNSIPGILLIASFSLLLTVIMSKYSEHFASSLQRSDLRLLGLCIILGITSWSSLCRLLRAETLKVKQLDYIMAAKSLGSSNFTILRKHILPNIVYLILISIVIDFSSLVLAESILSYVGIGVDPTMASWGNMINSARLELAREPIIWWPLLAAFVFMFILVLAANLFADVIRDALDPKLN; encoded by the coding sequence ATGGTAGAGTTTATTTTTCTATATACTGATTTGTTATTGTGGTTATTAGTCATTATTTTTGTTGGTTTAATTTTTGTTTTTAGAAAAACACCTTATTTAGCTCAAATATTTTATCATGTTAAATCATCAAAGTTAGGTGTTGTCTGTGGATTGATATTAGCCCTGTATTTAATTATTGCTTTGAGTGATTCGGTTCATTTTAAACGTATTATAGTTACTGATAGTGCTCAAGTGAGTACAAAGCCGTATAGTGAGACACTATTAGATTTATATTTATCGCCCTGGCATGATCTAAGTGAAACTACTTATTCAATGCCATTTAGTAAAGCATCATTTGTAAAGTCATCAGAAGTTGATAAACATGCTAAATTACATAGAGCATATGCACCACTACAGCATTTAAAACCATTGCCTTATACAAATTTATCAAGGTTAAATAATATAATCTTACTTTCATTACATGGTTTTTTGAAAGCACTAGTATTTGTTGGTGTGTTATTTATATTATGGGTACTCTATTGTCGTTTTCGCCTAGAAACAAGTTATCGAGATGTATTAGCACGTTTAGTTAGGCGAAAGTTTGACAGCGCTTGGCTAAGTTTTTGGTTTACTTTATTAATCTTGTTATCTTTGATCTTTATTGTTTATCATCTGTTACCGTATTTTCACCTTTTAGGCACTGATAAAGTTGGCAATGATGTATTATATCAAGCTGTTAAAAGTATTCGTACAGCCGTAATCATTGGTACTCTAACAACATTAATTTTATTGCCATTAGCCGTTATTTTTGGTGTATTAAGTGGTTATTTTGGTGGAATTGTCGATGATATTATTCAATATATTTATACCACATTAAATTCAATTCCAGGTATTTTATTGATCGCATCGTTTTCTTTATTATTAACCGTAATTATGAGTAAATACAGTGAGCATTTTGCATCAAGTTTGCAAAGAAGTGATTTACGTCTTTTAGGTTTATGCATTATTTTAGGTATCACAAGCTGGAGTAGCTTATGCCGTTTATTAAGGGCAGAGACTTTAAAAGTAAAGCAGTTAGATTATATTATGGCAGCTAAATCACTTGGTTCATCTAATTTTACTATTTTAAGAAAACACATTTTACCGAATATTGTTTATCTTATTTTAATATCTATAGTGATTGATTTTAGTAGTTTGGTTTTAGCAGAAAGTATTTTATCGTATGTTGGTATTGGTGTTGATCCAACAATGGCATCATGGGGAAATATGATTAATAGTGCAAGATTAGAGCTTGCACGTGAACCAATTATCTGGTGGCCATTATTAGCGGCATTTGTATTTATGTTTATACTCGTTTTAGCAGCTAATTTGTTTGCTGATGTAATACGAGATGCATTGGACCCAAAGCTTAATTAA
- a CDS encoding ABC transporter permease, producing the protein MLYYIIRRLLYAIPILIGVNIITFCLFFIVNTPDDMARIHLGEKHVSNESIERWKIVHGYDKPLFINEKNSGVGLITDTIFFQKSLKLFIFDFGQGDDGRDISYDISHRIGPSLALAIPAFILGILTNITFALILAFFRRTYLDVWGSFLCVALMSISGLFYIIAGQYLIGKVLKLTPISGYQGSIDAWKFVILPVVIGIISGIGSGTRWYRVIFLEEMSKDYVKTARAKGLSERRVMFVHILKNGLIPILTGVVVIIPSLFMGSLVMESFFGIPGLGSYTLDAITQQDFSALRAMVFLGSLLYILGLILTDITYALVDPRIRLG; encoded by the coding sequence TTGCTTTATTATATTATAAGGCGCCTATTATATGCGATACCTATATTAATTGGCGTTAATATCATCACTTTTTGTTTATTTTTTATTGTTAATACACCTGATGATATGGCTAGAATTCATTTGGGAGAAAAGCATGTATCTAACGAATCAATTGAACGCTGGAAAATTGTTCATGGTTATGATAAGCCTTTATTTATCAATGAAAAAAATTCTGGTGTAGGATTAATTACAGATACAATATTTTTTCAAAAATCACTGAAATTATTTATATTTGACTTTGGTCAAGGGGATGATGGACGTGATATTAGTTATGATATTAGTCATCGTATTGGGCCATCTTTAGCATTAGCAATACCAGCATTTATCTTAGGTATTTTAACCAATATTACTTTTGCCTTGATTTTAGCTTTTTTTCGGCGTACCTATTTGGATGTTTGGGGTAGTTTTCTCTGTGTTGCTTTAATGTCAATATCTGGATTATTTTATATTATCGCAGGCCAATATCTAATTGGCAAAGTCTTAAAATTAACGCCCATATCAGGCTATCAGGGCAGTATTGATGCTTGGAAATTTGTTATATTACCCGTTGTTATTGGTATTATCAGTGGTATTGGCTCTGGTACTCGTTGGTATCGTGTCATATTTTTAGAAGAAATGTCAAAAGACTATGTTAAAACTGCAAGGGCAAAAGGTTTAAGTGAGCGACGAGTGATGTTTGTTCATATTCTAAAAAATGGTTTAATACCCATATTAACTGGTGTTGTTGTGATTATTCCCTCATTATTTATGGGGTCGTTGGTTATGGAGAGTTTTTTTGGTATTCCAGGTCTTGGAAGTTATACACTTGATGCGATTACTCAACAAGATTTCTCTGCATTAAGAGCAATGGTATTTTTAGGTAGTCTCTTATATATTTTAGGACTTATTTTAACCGATATTACCTATGCTTTAGTAGACCCTAGAATTAGGTTAGGGTAA
- a CDS encoding MFS transporter: protein MLLKYQQKYQDDISKIGLIVISLFALFYCFDYFLQISISVFLQEIKSEFYITDFKLGLMGAVFFISYIIMQMPGGYLIDCFGVKKITLWMLLCCFLGTLLMYVTSSFWMLLIARVLIGLGSSIAFLCAIRAILEWLPVTCFSFFVGVLQALLGIGAIMGQSPIAYLSQFYNWHQISIVFCFISLVLFILFLFVDSPIKKKSKLVKMDINKNLKRTMIKLVIAALCDKHLLKLSLLGFIIWSPVASLAGFWLIPMLAFNYKITAIEAGFMIGFFWLGMILGAIIIPIISDYIKKRKPIVVVGFMLQSITLILLISLQLPELVFLFCLLILGLVCPLQGFIIVIAKDQYNKENFGLLSGMLNMFAALSGGVMQLVVGGLLTYCFYNYSDPYFWSFMPYIILSVIGLYISLFKLAESYPYAEKRLV from the coding sequence ATGTTGTTAAAATATCAACAGAAATACCAGGACGATATAAGTAAAATAGGACTAATAGTTATTAGCTTGTTTGCATTATTTTATTGTTTTGACTACTTTTTACAGATTTCAATTAGTGTGTTTTTACAAGAAATTAAATCAGAGTTTTATATTACTGATTTTAAGCTTGGTTTGATGGGAGCAGTATTTTTTATAAGCTATATTATTATGCAGATGCCAGGGGGATATTTAATTGATTGTTTTGGTGTTAAGAAAATTACGTTGTGGATGTTGTTGTGTTGTTTTTTAGGTACTTTATTGATGTATGTCACAAGTAGTTTCTGGATGTTATTAATAGCTCGAGTATTGATAGGTTTAGGTTCAAGCATTGCATTTTTATGTGCCATACGTGCCATACTTGAGTGGCTGCCTGTAACATGTTTTTCATTTTTTGTCGGTGTTTTACAGGCATTGTTAGGTATTGGTGCAATTATGGGGCAAAGCCCCATTGCTTATTTAAGTCAGTTTTATAATTGGCATCAAATTTCAATTGTATTTTGTTTTATCTCCTTAGTTCTTTTTATTTTATTTTTATTTGTCGACTCACCAATTAAAAAGAAATCTAAATTAGTAAAAATGGACATTAATAAAAATTTAAAACGGACAATGATTAAATTAGTAATAGCTGCTTTATGTGATAAACATCTACTTAAATTGTCTTTACTCGGTTTTATTATTTGGTCACCAGTTGCATCATTAGCAGGGTTTTGGTTGATTCCAATGTTGGCCTTTAATTATAAAATAACTGCAATAGAAGCTGGGTTTATGATTGGTTTTTTTTGGCTGGGAATGATTCTTGGAGCAATTATTATTCCAATTATTTCTGATTATATTAAAAAAAGAAAACCAATTGTAGTTGTAGGGTTTATGCTGCAATCAATTACCTTAATCTTATTAATTAGTCTGCAATTGCCAGAGTTAGTCTTTTTGTTTTGTCTTTTAATATTAGGGTTAGTTTGCCCACTTCAAGGTTTTATTATTGTGATTGCTAAAGATCAGTATAATAAAGAAAATTTTGGCTTATTAAGTGGAATGCTTAATATGTTTGCTGCATTAAGCGGAGGTGTGATGCAACTTGTAGTAGGAGGGTTATTAACCTATTGTTTTTATAATTATTCAGACCCTTATTTTTGGAGTTTTATGCCTTATATTATACTTTCAGTTATTGGCTTATATATTAGTTTATTTAAGTTGGCAGAATCTTACCCTTATGCGGAGAAAAGATTAGTTTAA